One region of Cyanobium sp. M30B3 genomic DNA includes:
- a CDS encoding addiction module protein: MKTDDLIQEIQSLPVEERARIADCVLRSLNQTVPDIDQKWADLATKRLHDITTGAVQPVAGDELFDEIWRRLS, translated from the coding sequence ATGAAAACCGACGATCTGATCCAGGAAATTCAATCGCTGCCTGTAGAGGAACGTGCCCGCATTGCCGACTGCGTCCTCCGTTCCCTTAATCAAACGGTGCCTGACATTGATCAGAAGTGGGCTGATCTAGCCACAAAGCGACTCCATGACATCACAACTGGCGCCGTCCAGCCCGTGGCGGGCGACGAACTGTTTGATGAGATCTGGCGACGATTGAGCTGA
- a CDS encoding type II toxin-antitoxin system VapC family toxin has product MLVVDASALVDALLVAGPARARLSADNLQAPELIDAELLSVLRRLVLANKLQESQALQALSTAGRLGLRRQPTRSLWPRAWELRTNLSACDALYVALAEQLQAPLLTADARLARAPGLRCSVEVVAA; this is encoded by the coding sequence ATGCTGGTGGTCGACGCCTCGGCGCTGGTGGATGCCCTGCTGGTGGCCGGTCCGGCTCGCGCCAGGCTCTCAGCAGACAACCTGCAGGCCCCAGAGCTGATCGACGCCGAACTGCTCTCGGTGCTCCGGCGGCTGGTGCTGGCCAACAAGCTGCAGGAGAGTCAGGCGCTCCAGGCCCTCTCCACCGCCGGTCGCCTGGGGTTGCGCCGCCAGCCAACGCGCAGCCTCTGGCCCCGGGCCTGGGAGCTGCGCACCAACCTCTCGGCCTGCGACGCCCTCTACGTGGCGCTGGCTGAGCAGCTGCAGGCTCCCTTACTCACGGCTGATGCCCGCTTGGCGCGAGCACCGGGGCTGCGCTGCAGCGTTGAGGTGGTGGCGGCGTGA
- a CDS encoding GIY-YIG nuclease family protein produces the protein MTTTPKTIQIFLPSGEPHGIRIAEITTRIVQVIEVPRSLLSSFLSMEQSSQVGVYFLIGEHTVDGDRLVYVGQTGDLRARLTAHNQKKDFWDRVLVLVSRTNSLTQTHALFLEWHALKQIRDAGRFADDNGNAGSRPHTPAPLEAECLEIFETGHTLISSLGFPLFDRVVSASSPPPDSDTLYCCSPGTGVDARGLYTAEGFVVLEGSIAREAMTPSTTPAQRQWRQRLVDRGVMQPDGNGGLMFTRDHLFQTPSGAAIAVMARRANGWTEWKNAAGLTLHQLQREPQGAAPGSA, from the coding sequence ATGACCACTACACCCAAGACAATCCAAATCTTCCTGCCAAGTGGCGAACCTCACGGCATCCGCATTGCCGAGATAACCACCCGGATTGTCCAGGTCATTGAGGTCCCACGAAGCTTGCTGAGCAGCTTCCTGTCTATGGAACAGAGCTCCCAGGTGGGCGTCTACTTCCTGATTGGAGAACACACAGTAGATGGAGACCGCTTGGTGTACGTCGGCCAGACCGGCGACCTGCGTGCTCGATTAACGGCTCACAACCAGAAGAAGGACTTCTGGGATCGAGTCCTGGTGCTCGTCTCCCGCACCAACAGCCTCACCCAGACCCACGCCCTGTTTCTGGAGTGGCATGCCCTCAAGCAGATCCGCGATGCCGGCCGCTTCGCGGACGACAACGGCAACGCCGGCTCCAGGCCCCACACCCCCGCACCACTGGAAGCTGAGTGCCTGGAGATTTTCGAGACCGGCCACACCCTGATCTCCAGCCTCGGCTTTCCGCTCTTCGATCGGGTTGTCTCGGCATCCTCGCCTCCCCCTGATTCCGACACGCTCTACTGCTGCAGCCCTGGCACGGGGGTGGATGCACGCGGCCTCTACACAGCCGAGGGGTTCGTGGTGCTGGAAGGCTCGATCGCCCGGGAAGCCATGACCCCCTCCACCACTCCTGCCCAACGGCAGTGGCGCCAGCGGCTGGTCGATCGGGGTGTGATGCAACCAGACGGCAATGGTGGTCTCATGTTCACCAGAGACCATCTCTTCCAGACGCCGTCTGGAGCAGCCATCGCCGTGATGGCCCGTCGTGCCAACGGCTGGACTGAATGGAAGAACGCTGCCGGGCTCACGCTCCATCAGCTGCAGCGCGAGCCCCAGGGCGCCGCTCCTGGTTCCGCCTAG
- a CDS encoding phosphatase PAP2 family protein, producing the protein MDPYGALAIASSRLRLPSIHEIREVGDPLLAVHAFPASRQDLANQLEELLELQDKRCSNEIGSAAAGRERAPLSQFLQARANDRSGFKDQHKVGGPTIQTGADLARWFENDTPLLGGWMALSVLFKKYAKPPTEQAFIWEALNAVISTALLAAWHYKWIEPVSRLKPRPTEVLTEGLTVLYGFNESGDEISNPTGFSGVPRHPTYPSGHSTVGGATAAILKRFFTDPEDTRELDNLADNAGLARMWAGIHYRADHTFGIALGDAVAQLVYPGTSA; encoded by the coding sequence GTGGATCCCTACGGTGCTTTGGCCATCGCCAGTTCACGCCTGCGGCTACCGTCTATTCACGAGATCCGCGAAGTTGGCGATCCTCTGTTGGCCGTACATGCGTTTCCCGCTAGCAGACAAGATTTGGCTAATCAACTAGAGGAGTTGCTTGAGTTACAGGACAAACGTTGTTCAAATGAGATTGGCTCTGCGGCAGCTGGTCGTGAACGAGCTCCTCTTTCACAGTTCCTACAGGCTCGTGCAAACGATCGCTCAGGATTCAAGGACCAACACAAAGTAGGTGGTCCAACCATCCAGACCGGTGCCGATCTTGCCCGCTGGTTTGAGAACGACACCCCATTGCTCGGAGGTTGGATGGCCCTGAGTGTGCTTTTCAAAAAGTATGCAAAACCCCCAACGGAACAAGCATTCATCTGGGAGGCCCTCAACGCCGTGATTTCCACGGCCCTCCTTGCTGCATGGCACTACAAGTGGATTGAGCCAGTCTCCCGCCTAAAGCCCCGCCCAACGGAAGTGTTGACCGAAGGGCTCACCGTTCTGTACGGCTTCAATGAATCGGGCGACGAGATCTCAAATCCGACCGGCTTTTCCGGGGTGCCGCGCCATCCCACTTACCCGTCTGGTCACAGCACTGTGGGCGGTGCCACTGCAGCGATTCTCAAGCGCTTTTTCACTGATCCGGAGGACACTCGGGAGCTCGACAACCTGGCCGACAACGCTGGCCTGGCACGAATGTGGGCAGGTATCCACTATCGAGCAGATCACACCTTCGGCATTGCCCTGGGCGATGCGGTCGCTCAACTGGTGTACCCAGGCACCAGCGCCTGA
- a CDS encoding type I restriction endonuclease subunit R, with protein sequence MPLRHEIAFEREICEHLGANGWLYQDGAAADYNRELALYPPDLIAWVQQAQTEAWQVLQNNHGSKAEATLLQRVRQQLDQAGTLDLLRHGVEVLGLPKALKLAEFKPAFGLNPEILARYNANRLRVLRQVRYSSRNENCLDLVLLLNGIPVATCELKTDNTQSIADAIWQYKTDRLPRAVGQAPEPLLSFPSGALVHFAVSNREVQITTRLEGPRTQFLPFNRGSDPGGPDCGAGNPVMEGHRTAYLWEEVWERHSWLEILGRYCIAERDQKKQIRRIVFPRYHQLAVTRLLLKAVLEEGPGRRYLIQHSAGSGKTASIGWSAHLLADLHDANDRKLFDTVLVVSDRSVIDSQLQETLEHFERRKGVVAAITTEKGIKSEQLATALSGDKKIVVCTIQTFPALIKKMQELTATSGKRFAVIADEAHSSQTGDAALKLRKVLSAADLADLADGGEVSIDDLLTADMATRAGSSGITYVAFTATPKAKTMELFGRRPNPNEPAGPGNLPAPFHVYSMRQAIEEGFILDVLQNYTSYKLAFQLAQNGQNLSSEEVERSAALKKLMGWVKLHPHNIAQKVQIVVEHFRQFVWPLLDGKAKAMVVVGSRKEAVRWKLAIDKYITDKGYPLGTLVAFSGEVSDPDLGPDGFTERSATLNPGLKGDIREAFKGSGYQILLVANKFQTGFDQPLLCGMYVDRRLDGIQAVQTLSRLNRCYPGKDTTYVVDFVNEPDAILAAFKTYYATAELAEATDPNLILDLKTKLDAQGHYDEVEIDRVVKALLDGSRSDKARQSQLMAAIEPVAQRLMTLHKQARLAYRQAEAINDGEALQRAKQELDALTLFRSDMGAYGRFYTFLSQIFDYANTGLEKRALFYKALLPLLEFEREINTVDLSKVVLTHHHLRDRGTRTLDLQQGESIAIAGMAPGGGSVQDKDKVELAEIIAKLNDLFGGELSDGDKVTYVRSVIRGRLLESPTLRQQAAANSKEQFANSPDFGTELMDAIIGALDAHQAMSSQALNSSSVRDGIKDLLLNHTHLWEDLREQGQRG encoded by the coding sequence CTGCCCCTCCGCCACGAAATCGCCTTTGAGCGCGAGATCTGCGAGCACCTCGGCGCCAATGGCTGGCTCTATCAGGACGGCGCAGCCGCCGATTACAACCGCGAGCTCGCCCTCTACCCGCCCGATCTGATCGCCTGGGTGCAGCAGGCCCAGACCGAGGCGTGGCAAGTGCTGCAGAACAACCACGGCAGCAAGGCAGAAGCCACCCTGCTGCAGCGCGTGCGCCAGCAGCTCGATCAGGCCGGCACCCTCGATCTGCTCCGCCACGGCGTGGAGGTGCTCGGGCTGCCCAAGGCCCTCAAGCTTGCCGAGTTCAAGCCGGCCTTCGGGCTCAATCCCGAGATCCTGGCCCGCTACAACGCCAACCGCCTGCGCGTGCTGCGCCAGGTGCGCTACTCCAGCCGCAACGAGAACTGCCTCGATCTCGTTCTTCTGCTCAACGGCATTCCGGTGGCCACCTGTGAGCTCAAGACCGACAACACCCAGTCGATCGCCGACGCCATCTGGCAATACAAAACCGACCGCCTGCCCAGGGCCGTCGGCCAGGCCCCCGAACCCCTGCTCTCCTTCCCCAGCGGCGCCCTGGTGCACTTCGCCGTGAGCAATCGCGAGGTGCAGATCACCACCCGCCTGGAAGGGCCCCGCACCCAGTTCCTGCCCTTCAACCGCGGCAGCGACCCCGGTGGACCCGACTGCGGGGCCGGTAATCCTGTGATGGAAGGGCACCGCACCGCCTATCTCTGGGAGGAAGTGTGGGAGCGCCACAGCTGGCTGGAGATCCTCGGCCGTTACTGCATCGCTGAGCGCGACCAGAAAAAGCAGATCCGCCGCATCGTCTTCCCCCGCTACCACCAGCTGGCCGTGACCCGCCTGCTGCTCAAGGCCGTGCTGGAAGAAGGCCCCGGCCGGCGCTACCTGATCCAGCACTCCGCAGGCTCGGGCAAAACCGCCTCGATCGGCTGGAGCGCCCACCTGCTCGCCGACCTGCACGACGCCAACGACCGCAAGCTCTTCGACACGGTGCTGGTGGTGAGCGACCGCAGCGTGATCGATTCCCAGCTGCAGGAAACCCTGGAGCACTTCGAGCGACGCAAGGGGGTGGTGGCCGCGATCACCACCGAGAAGGGGATCAAGAGCGAGCAGCTGGCCACGGCTCTCTCCGGCGACAAGAAGATCGTGGTCTGCACCATCCAGACCTTCCCGGCCCTGATCAAAAAAATGCAGGAGCTCACCGCCACCAGCGGCAAGCGCTTCGCGGTGATCGCCGATGAGGCCCACAGCTCCCAGACCGGCGACGCCGCCCTCAAGCTGCGCAAGGTGCTCTCCGCCGCCGACCTGGCCGACCTGGCTGATGGCGGCGAGGTGTCGATCGACGACCTGCTCACCGCCGACATGGCCACCCGCGCCGGCAGCAGCGGCATCACCTACGTGGCCTTCACCGCCACGCCCAAGGCCAAGACGATGGAGCTCTTCGGCCGCCGGCCCAACCCCAACGAGCCGGCCGGCCCCGGCAATCTGCCGGCGCCCTTCCACGTGTATTCGATGCGCCAGGCGATCGAGGAGGGCTTCATCCTCGATGTGCTGCAGAACTACACCTCCTACAAGCTCGCCTTCCAGCTCGCCCAGAACGGCCAGAACCTCTCCAGCGAGGAGGTGGAGCGCAGCGCCGCCCTCAAGAAACTGATGGGCTGGGTGAAGCTCCACCCCCACAACATCGCCCAGAAGGTGCAGATCGTGGTGGAGCACTTCCGCCAGTTCGTCTGGCCCCTGCTCGATGGCAAGGCCAAGGCGATGGTGGTGGTGGGCTCCCGCAAGGAAGCGGTGCGCTGGAAGCTCGCCATCGACAAGTACATCACGGACAAGGGCTATCCCCTTGGCACCCTGGTGGCTTTCAGTGGCGAGGTGAGCGATCCGGATCTCGGCCCGGATGGGTTCACCGAACGCAGCGCCACCCTCAACCCCGGCCTCAAGGGCGACATCCGCGAGGCGTTCAAGGGCAGCGGCTACCAGATCCTGCTGGTGGCCAACAAGTTCCAGACCGGCTTTGACCAGCCGCTGCTCTGCGGCATGTATGTGGACCGCCGCCTCGATGGCATCCAGGCGGTGCAGACCCTCTCCCGCCTCAACCGCTGCTATCCGGGTAAGGACACCACCTACGTGGTGGATTTCGTCAACGAACCCGACGCCATCCTCGCTGCCTTCAAGACCTACTACGCCACCGCCGAGCTGGCCGAGGCCACCGATCCCAACCTGATCCTCGACCTCAAGACCAAGCTCGATGCCCAGGGCCACTACGACGAGGTCGAGATCGACCGGGTGGTGAAGGCGCTGCTTGATGGCAGCCGCAGCGACAAAGCCCGCCAGAGCCAGTTGATGGCGGCGATCGAGCCCGTGGCCCAGCGGTTGATGACCCTCCACAAGCAAGCCCGCCTCGCCTACCGCCAGGCCGAGGCAATCAACGACGGCGAGGCACTTCAGCGCGCCAAGCAGGAACTGGACGCCCTCACCCTGTTCCGCAGCGACATGGGCGCCTACGGCCGCTTCTACACCTTCCTCTCCCAGATCTTCGATTACGCCAATACCGGCCTGGAGAAACGGGCGCTCTTCTACAAGGCCCTGCTGCCCCTGCTGGAATTCGAGCGCGAGATCAACACGGTGGACCTCTCCAAGGTGGTGCTCACCCACCATCACCTCCGTGATCGCGGCACCAGAACCCTCGATCTCCAGCAGGGCGAAAGCATCGCCATCGCCGGCATGGCGCCAGGCGGCGGCAGTGTGCAGGACAAGGACAAGGTGGAGCTCGCCGAGATCATCGCCAAGCTCAACGATCTCTTTGGCGGTGAGCTCAGCGACGGCGACAAGGTGACCTACGTGCGCTCGGTGATCCGCGGCCGGCTGCTGGAGTCGCCCACCCTCCGGCAGCAGGCCGCCGCCAACAGCAAGGAGCAGTTCGCCAACTCCCCCGATTTCGGCACCGAGCTGATGGACGCGATCATCGGCGCCCTCGACGCCCACCAGGCGATGAGCAGCCAGGCCCTCAACTCCTCAAGCGTGCGCGACGGCATCAAGGACCTGCTGCTCAACCACACCCATCTCTGGGAAGACCTGCGCGAGCAGGGCCAGCGGGGATGA
- a CDS encoding HEPN domain-containing protein yields the protein MAGAASGRQAIKVLLAADDRDLRSHSLSALLRELGVEQAERWQRQARVLDKLYAPTRYPDALGDDLPAVVFGPEDATAALQAAAAQLSWFGEALEVSDGF from the coding sequence GTGGCTGGCGCAGCAAGTGGGCGACAAGCGATCAAGGTCCTGCTGGCAGCGGACGACCGCGACCTGCGCAGCCATTCTCTGAGCGCCCTGCTGCGCGAGCTCGGCGTGGAGCAGGCCGAGCGTTGGCAACGCCAGGCCCGGGTGCTCGACAAGCTCTATGCCCCCACCCGCTATCCGGATGCCCTGGGGGACGACCTGCCCGCCGTCGTGTTCGGGCCCGAGGATGCGACGGCGGCTCTGCAGGCCGCCGCGGCCCAGCTCAGCTGGTTTGGGGAGGCCCTTGAGGTGAGCGATGGGTTCTGA
- a CDS encoding esterase, which translates to MSSLQPAPSLILGGFLITPEAYAPMAAAIASTTAQPVAVVPASRGDWLLTSWSLGWTRLLDRAQALLLELAAASPNGRVNLVGHSSGGVMLRLLLGDEPFAGRVYGQRGRVQSLVTLGSPHQAIRATALRQLVDRRYPGAFFQGELAYLAVAGAIDPEQLRPRARRLTARSYSAINGDPSSRGDGLVPLSSALLAGAEPLVLEGVGHGGWFSERWYGSAEVLPQWVPWLVGGAIAPGCSGPDLPQ; encoded by the coding sequence ATGAGCAGCCTGCAGCCCGCGCCCAGCCTGATCCTGGGGGGCTTTCTGATCACGCCCGAGGCCTACGCGCCGATGGCGGCGGCAATTGCATCGACCACGGCCCAGCCGGTGGCGGTGGTGCCGGCCAGTCGCGGCGACTGGCTGCTCACCAGCTGGAGCCTGGGCTGGACCCGCCTGCTCGATCGCGCCCAGGCCCTGCTGCTGGAGCTGGCGGCGGCCTCGCCCAACGGCCGGGTGAACCTGGTGGGTCACAGCTCCGGCGGTGTGATGCTGCGGCTGCTGCTGGGCGATGAACCGTTCGCCGGCCGGGTGTATGGCCAGCGCGGCCGGGTGCAGAGCCTGGTGACCCTGGGCAGCCCCCACCAGGCGATCCGGGCCACCGCCCTGCGCCAGCTGGTGGACCGGCGCTACCCCGGCGCCTTCTTCCAGGGGGAGCTGGCCTACCTGGCGGTGGCCGGCGCCATCGACCCCGAGCAGCTGCGTCCCCGCGCTCGCCGGCTCACGGCCCGATCCTACAGCGCCATCAACGGCGACCCCAGCAGCCGCGGCGACGGCCTGGTGCCCCTCAGCTCCGCCCTGCTGGCCGGCGCCGAGCCCCTGGTGCTGGAGGGGGTGGGCCACGGCGGCTGGTTTTCCGAGCGCTGGTACGGCAGCGCCGAGGTGCTGCCGCAGTGGGTGCCGTGGCTGGTGGGTGGTGCCATCGCGCCAGGGTGTAGCGGGCCAGACTTGCCGCAGTGA
- a CDS encoding type II toxin-antitoxin system RelE/ParE family toxin, whose amino-acid sequence MQIVFHPDAQDELNLAINHYEDNEPGLGYQFAIEIFAAVERIKANPRLWPLLNDAVRRCLIHRFPYGVIYSFDDTQSTVLILAVMHLHRQPGCWSERA is encoded by the coding sequence ATGCAGATTGTCTTCCACCCCGATGCTCAGGACGAGCTGAATCTTGCGATCAACCACTACGAAGATAACGAGCCAGGCCTTGGCTATCAATTTGCGATTGAGATTTTCGCCGCAGTCGAACGGATCAAAGCGAATCCGCGCCTGTGGCCACTGCTGAATGACGCGGTACGCCGCTGCTTGATCCACAGGTTCCCCTATGGGGTGATCTACTCGTTTGACGACACCCAATCAACGGTTCTGATTCTGGCTGTCATGCACCTGCATCGGCAGCCGGGCTGCTGGAGTGAGCGAGCATGA
- a CDS encoding AbrB/MazE/SpoVT family DNA-binding domain-containing protein, with the protein MPDTELATITAKGQVTIPKAIREALNLRQGDQLRWDLDDGGVRVRLVSPLDLTDRAVQRRRPSVELSHPDF; encoded by the coding sequence ATGCCGGATACCGAACTCGCCACGATCACGGCCAAGGGCCAGGTGACGATCCCCAAGGCCATCCGCGAGGCCCTCAACCTGCGCCAGGGCGATCAGCTGCGCTGGGATCTGGACGATGGCGGTGTGCGGGTGCGGCTGGTGAGCCCTTTGGATCTCACCGATCGTGCCGTGCAACGGCGCCGGCCGTCCGTGGAGCTTTCGCATCCCGACTTCTAG
- a CDS encoding ribbon-helix-helix protein, CopG family, translating to MATTRLEVRLSDQVNQRLEALAAAEGLTKTDVFRRALALYMLAKQQEGAGARLQFAHGDQVETLVNI from the coding sequence ATGGCCACCACCCGCCTTGAGGTCCGGCTCAGCGACCAGGTCAACCAGCGCCTCGAAGCCCTCGCCGCTGCTGAAGGTCTCACCAAGACCGATGTCTTTCGGCGCGCCTTGGCTCTCTACATGCTCGCCAAGCAACAGGAGGGAGCAGGGGCCAGGCTGCAGTTCGCCCACGGCGACCAGGTGGAAACCTTGGTCAATATCTGA
- a CDS encoding isopenicillin N synthase family oxygenase, whose protein sequence is MALAILDVDLLAFEQGTARQRAAVVDGVMRSLGTGFVLTRCDLPADLLDEAYGLLGAFFALDEPRKRAFARPEACGQTGYTGTLVETAAGESRADWKEMLNWAAPLPAHHPLRRRFPLLYPEQLLPEAAVPGITAVLERFHASVADLQRRFLRVIATGLGVHVDFFDAVVRDAPTLTRAIHYPPMAAAPVGGHLWAAAHGDINLITALPRATAPGLQVLVEGSWVDAVAPEGQVIINSGLMLERLSNGRIPTGWHRVVAPAGSSGARLSVVQFCHPTPSTVLNPLASCIDGENPQRYAALLAADALEDVLYRINLLHG, encoded by the coding sequence TTGGCCCTGGCCATCCTCGATGTCGACCTGCTGGCCTTCGAGCAGGGCACGGCCCGCCAACGGGCGGCGGTGGTGGATGGGGTGATGCGCAGCCTGGGCACGGGCTTCGTGCTCACCCGCTGCGACCTGCCCGCCGACCTGCTGGATGAGGCCTACGGGCTGCTGGGTGCGTTCTTCGCCCTCGACGAGCCCCGCAAGCGGGCGTTCGCCCGGCCCGAGGCCTGCGGCCAGACCGGCTACACCGGCACCCTGGTGGAAACGGCGGCGGGCGAGAGCCGGGCCGACTGGAAGGAAATGCTCAACTGGGCGGCACCCCTGCCAGCCCACCACCCCCTGCGTCGCCGCTTTCCATTGCTCTATCCGGAGCAACTGTTGCCCGAGGCGGCCGTGCCCGGCATCACGGCGGTGCTGGAGCGCTTCCACGCCAGCGTTGCCGACCTGCAGCGCCGCTTCCTGCGGGTGATCGCCACGGGCCTGGGGGTGCATGTGGACTTCTTCGATGCGGTGGTGCGCGACGCGCCCACCCTCACCCGGGCGATCCACTACCCGCCGATGGCCGCCGCCCCGGTGGGCGGTCACCTGTGGGCGGCCGCCCATGGCGACATCAACCTGATCACCGCCCTGCCGCGGGCCACAGCGCCCGGGCTGCAGGTGCTGGTGGAGGGCAGCTGGGTGGACGCGGTGGCGCCGGAGGGCCAGGTGATCATCAACAGCGGTCTGATGCTGGAGCGCCTCAGCAACGGCCGCATCCCCACGGGCTGGCACCGGGTGGTGGCCCCCGCGGGCAGCAGCGGTGCCCGGCTGAGCGTGGTGCAGTTCTGCCATCCCACGCCCAGCACCGTGCTCAACCCCCTGGCCAGCTGCATCGATGGGGAGAATCCGCAGCGCTACGCCGCCCTGCTGGCGGCCGATGCCCTCGAAGATGTGCTGTATCGCATCAACCTGCTGCATGGCTGA
- a CDS encoding rhomboid family intramembrane serine protease, translating to MADNTVSLARRLDQALARLGANLVIPLALLAVAWGQELVDQLVFGGRWNLPMLPGGSFVGVLTAPFSHSGFNHLIGNSLVFLPLSWLVLLRGRRDYLAVWIGVLVAAIPVWLWWPVGSHGLSGVVYGLLGYLLVIGWLEKRPLSIVLSLITLVAYGGVLPSLIPLFSPAGVSWIGHLSGFGGGVLAALAVFRE from the coding sequence ATGGCTGACAACACCGTGTCCCTGGCCCGCCGCCTCGACCAGGCCCTGGCGCGCCTGGGGGCCAACCTGGTGATCCCGCTGGCGCTGCTGGCCGTGGCCTGGGGCCAGGAGCTGGTGGACCAGCTGGTGTTCGGCGGGCGCTGGAACCTGCCGATGCTGCCGGGGGGCTCCTTCGTGGGAGTGCTCACGGCGCCGTTCAGCCACAGCGGCTTCAACCACCTGATCGGCAACAGCCTGGTGTTCCTTCCCCTGTCGTGGCTGGTGCTGTTGCGGGGCCGGCGCGACTACCTGGCCGTGTGGATCGGGGTGCTGGTGGCCGCGATCCCGGTGTGGCTGTGGTGGCCGGTGGGCAGCCACGGCCTCTCCGGGGTGGTGTACGGACTGCTGGGCTACCTGCTGGTGATCGGCTGGCTGGAGAAGCGTCCCCTCTCGATCGTGCTGTCGCTGATCACGCTGGTGGCCTACGGCGGCGTGCTGCCCAGCCTGATCCCCCTGTTCTCGCCGGCGGGGGTGAGCTGGATCGGCCACCTCAGCGGCTTCGGCGGCGGTGTGCTGGCGGCCCTGGCGGTGTTCCGCGAATGA
- the hemJ gene encoding protoporphyrinogen oxidase HemJ — MSVPSLFALTWPPEAYLWFKTLHIVGVVVWFAGLFYLVRLFIYHREAAELLPPLRQAFEDQYALMERRLANIITTPGMVVAVGCAVGLLSVNPAWLQQGWMHAKLAFVLALLAYHAFCYRLMGRLRQGTCQWSGRQLRALNELPTLLLVIVVMLVVFKNQFPTGVATWLIVALVVFMAASIQFYARWRRLRAEREAAASAAG, encoded by the coding sequence ATGTCCGTTCCCAGCTTGTTTGCTCTCACCTGGCCACCCGAGGCCTACCTCTGGTTCAAGACCCTGCACATCGTGGGGGTGGTGGTGTGGTTCGCCGGGCTCTTCTACCTGGTGCGCCTGTTCATCTACCACCGCGAGGCCGCCGAGCTGCTGCCGCCCCTGCGCCAGGCCTTCGAAGACCAGTACGCCCTGATGGAGCGGCGCCTGGCCAACATCATCACCACCCCCGGCATGGTGGTGGCGGTGGGGTGCGCCGTGGGCCTGCTGAGCGTGAACCCCGCCTGGCTGCAGCAGGGCTGGATGCACGCCAAGCTGGCCTTCGTGCTCGCCCTGCTGGCCTACCACGCCTTCTGTTACCGGCTGATGGGCCGCCTTCGCCAGGGCACCTGCCAGTGGAGCGGCCGCCAGCTGCGGGCGCTCAATGAGCTGCCCACCCTGCTGCTGGTGATCGTGGTGATGCTGGTGGTGTTCAAGAACCAGTTCCCCACCGGTGTCGCCACCTGGTTGATCGTGGCCCTGGTGGTGTTCATGGCGGCCTCGATTCAGTTCTATGCCCGCTGGCGGCGCCTGCGGGCCGAGCGCGAGGCGGCCGCCAGCGCCGCCGGCTGA
- a CDS encoding virulence RhuM family protein, whose protein sequence is MSSPGNATQPSDLMLYQTEDGKTRIQCRFEDQSLWLTQAQMADLFQTTPQNITQHIKVIYEEEEHREDSTCKPLLQVRSEGGRQVRRQLSHYTLHAILAVGFRVRRQRAPCLAPHRNWAEIGAGAKMSPRVANHDQP, encoded by the coding sequence ATGAGCAGTCCCGGCAACGCCACCCAACCTTCTGATTTGATGCTCTACCAGACAGAGGACGGCAAAACACGGATCCAGTGCCGCTTTGAGGATCAGAGCCTGTGGCTCACGCAGGCCCAGATGGCTGATCTCTTCCAGACCACACCGCAAAACATCACCCAACATATCAAGGTGATCTACGAGGAAGAAGAGCATAGGGAAGATTCAACTTGTAAGCCGCTCTTACAAGTTCGATCCGAAGGAGGACGGCAGGTCAGGCGCCAACTCTCTCACTACACCCTCCACGCCATCTTGGCCGTCGGTTTTCGCGTGCGCAGGCAGCGAGCCCCCTGCCTTGCCCCTCACAGGAACTGGGCAGAAATTGGAGCAGGGGCTAAGATGAGCCCAAGAGTAGCGAATCACGATCAACCATGA